A window of the Serratia sarumanii genome harbors these coding sequences:
- the rimJ gene encoding ribosomal protein S5-alanine N-acetyltransferase, with amino-acid sequence MFGYRSASPKVRLTTDRMVVRLVHERDAYRLADYYAENRAFLKPWEPVRDESHCYPSGWQARLGMITEMQKQGNAYYFILLDPEEQEVRGVANFSNVLRGSFHACFLGYSLGEKWQGQGLMFEALQSAIRYMLRQQRMHRIMANYMPHNQRSGALLTRLGFEREGYAKDYLLIDGQWQDHVLTAYTNKEWLPPR; translated from the coding sequence TATCGCTCTGCATCGCCAAAAGTACGTCTTACTACCGACCGGATGGTGGTCCGTTTAGTGCATGAACGGGATGCCTATCGCCTGGCGGATTATTATGCCGAGAACCGAGCCTTTCTCAAACCCTGGGAGCCGGTGCGCGACGAAAGCCACTGTTATCCTTCCGGCTGGCAGGCGCGTCTGGGCATGATCACCGAAATGCAAAAGCAGGGCAACGCCTACTATTTTATCCTGCTCGATCCAGAAGAGCAGGAAGTGCGCGGCGTGGCGAACTTCAGCAACGTGCTGCGCGGTTCGTTTCATGCCTGTTTCCTCGGCTATTCGCTGGGGGAAAAGTGGCAGGGGCAAGGGCTGATGTTCGAAGCCTTGCAGTCCGCCATCCGCTATATGCTGCGCCAACAGCGCATGCACCGCATCATGGCCAACTATATGCCACACAACCAGCGCAGCGGCGCATTGCTGACGCGTCTGGGATTCGAACGCGAAGGTTACGCCAAGGATTACCTGCTGATCGACGGCCAGTGGCAAGACCACGTTTTGACGGCATACACCAATAAAGAGTGGCTCCCCCCACGTTGA